TAATTACTTTTTGGAGTTAATTCGTCTTAACAATTTCAGGACAATTCTGATGAAGACGATTCTCCGTCTTTAGATAAAAAGATCGGGTTACAAGGGATTCCTTGGAAGGATTTCTCTAGGGTCGGTTTTACCCTCGGGAGAGAAAACGCTTCAACGGGTACCGAAAAAACCGACAGCACGAGAAAGAGCAAAAGGGTACCGAAAAAACGTGTTTTAGATGGTGATTTTGTTGACGAAGATGACGATGAGATACGGTATCTTGAAAAACTGAGAAGCGTTAGAAGTAGAGATTACGATGATGATTCGAGTAAGAAACACAGGAGTCTTTCTAGAGTTATTAAAGACGACCCGAGCCCATTAACGTCAGGGAGAGATAGTGGTTCTGTTGACACAGATTACGAGGAGGAAGATCTGGTATCTGATAATGAGAACGAAGGGAACAAGGGAAAGAAACCTCGAAGCGATTCTCCCGATTCTCAAAATGTAGCTAAAAGGGAAACAACTCTCACGTCACGTCAACGTGCGATACGTTCTGGTAGGGATTCTGCTTCTGCCGCTACTCAAATCGAGTTTCCAAACGGATTGCCACCTGCCGCACCTCGAAGTAAGTTTCTACAAACCATGTGAACCAAAGGTCCAAAACACAATTACACTAGCCGTATGGATTCATAATTTGCTTGTGGTTTTTTGCTTTTAATATATACAGAGCAAAAGGAGAAACTTACTGATGTGGAGCAGCAACTTAAGAAAGCCGAGGCTGCCGAAAGACGCAGGATTCAGAATGAGAAAGCAGCTCGTGAATCAGAGGTTTGACTTACCTTGACGGCTTGACCAAATTTTTACGGTCtcccctctttttttttttttttttaaccttttttacacCGTGTGCAAAAACTGTTTAGGCTGAAGCAATCAGGAAGATACTTGGTCAAGATTCAAGTAGGAAGAAACGAGAAGACAAATTAAAGAAGCGCCAGGAAGAGTTGGCGCAGGTACGGGTCATGTTGACTTTGTTGGTTGATAGTCAACCATGTGAATTTGGACCAATGTTATGTATTTTTTTTCGTATCTTTAGGAAAAGGCTGCCAATGCAAAAATACTAGCACCCAACACTATTCGAACAGTTATTGGACCAACGGGAACTACTGTTGCATTTGCGGAAGATATCGGTCTGCCTCATATTTTTAACCCAAAGTCTAGCTGGTAAGTCTATAAAGTAATAAAACATTTTATCTAAGTTTAGAAAAATCAAAATCAACAGTTTACCTGTTTTGTGACTATAAatcatatgttttttttttttttctgcagTTATCCCCCAAGAAGAGAAAGATGTGTTGGACCATCTTGTACGAATGCGTACAAGTATCGAGATTCGAAATTAAAGTTACCTCTTTGTAGCCTGCAATGCTATAAAGCGGTTCATGAAAAGATGCAGGCCGAAACCATCTGCTAGTGCTTGAAGGTACAAGTGTTGGTAGATAGGAGAATCACATTATTATTGTTGAAAATTGACAtcggtttttttttttgcctttaTGATGAGGATTATGAATTACATAAGTTTTGATTGAACTATCACGAACAAGCATCCTTTGCAAGTGCTAGGTGTTTTAGTTGATACACCGTTTTGGTTTACTTTGTTATTTCTGTTGTAAATTCTTAACGTCGTCATATCAACGAGTCTAGTAAAATAAAAATGCTAAGGTTATAAGAGATGGTGCACAAGATCTGATAGCATGTAACAagtatatatttataaaataaagaGAATTCTTATATGTTGAGCAACTATATTAATattattagaccatgtgtagtggtttagctcaataatgcccccaccattgGGCGTTTTGCGACACGTGGAAGTCCAGTCAGTATGGGGTATTATTGggggttattgcaaaagtggcgtagtgagAATAATGTCCAAAAACGCCCCTTCCATTAATTacacaatatttttttttaaattaaataatgcAAAAGTTTCCCCATTGGTCAGTCAACCCTTCTACTATCCCTTTTAGGCGTTTTTTTAAACATGCCaatccaatttttttttcaaaaataatgcccaaaaacgccctatgtaatgtcccactacgggtggtcttatcaTCGTACCTAGAAGCTGGACACTATTTTTTTGTGAACGACGTGTGGTGGAGCCAGGAATTTAATTCATTGGTGTCAACTTTTTTGTTTATATGCAGATACTTTTACTGGGTCAGTCTGGTCTCCGAAATGCTTTTTGTCAAATCAGGTCTTGTCATCAAATTAACTCGCTTCAAATGATTTGATCTGTCTTTGGTTTTGAATGTGATTTCAATGTTGTTAAGGTAATTTTGATGGTGTAATCAGTTATGTTAGCATGAGTTTAAAGGTGATTTCAATATAAATATTTTCATATCAACTAAATTAAACAACTATTACTCAACAAATAGTGATTGTAAATAATACTTTCTGAAACAACTAGAAAAACAAATGAGGTTGGTGTATCCGTTTCCTGAAACATGTAGAAAAACAAAACTAGATTGTAAATAAAAAGAACCTCAACCAAACAAAATAATGAGAATATTAACATCGTCATATGATGTTTTGCTTCTGATGTTGTCTAAGGTTCTAACATTATGCAAAGATTCTAATTCAAATTCTAAAACTAAAGATTCAATAAAAAAGAAAATCCCCCACTTAGACCAGGCGGTATGGGGGCAggcggtatgggggccggctgaggcccggcgccggtcccccaaaCCGCCCCCTTGGATCGGCTGGTCCCAAACGGCTCCCACCAGCCGGACTCACCGTGTCTCCCTTCTCTCACATTGATTCTGTGATTTAGGGTTTGAGAGGGTTCCCcctctttttcttctcctctgcTCGCACACACACCTACGCCCAGAATGGgcttttgtgtttttgatttttgttttataattttaCCTTCCTCTTTGCCCATTTTCAACCCCTCATGTTTGTCCTTTGTTCAAACTTATCCCAACTTCATATCCTTAATTGTTTTAAACAaagcatttaactaggtttattaaCCTAGTTATTACATTTCTTTCTTGTAGGTGTAGTAACATTCTAGCAACTAAATAGTTcgagtttttggggtgttacaagttggtatcagagcggaATTCAAGATTTAATCTTGTGCATGGACCCAAATACATGATCATCTAGCCCTAACAAACACATGGTAAGTTGTAATCTTGGATTTGATGATGTTTGTATGAATTGGGGTATGATCAAAttatgaaattgtatgaaattgtgCATGTAGAGGTGTTAGAATCATCATTTAGATCATGTGTTATGAATAGGTTCAattaatttgatgatttaaagggAAACCCACAATAATGAATGGAAGCGGCGACATGGGAGTTCTACCCATGTCCAAGTCTTGTTTGATGTACTTGTTCCTAACTTGAAATAGGTTATGTGATGTTAGTCTAGGGTTAATTCTATGAATGAAATGTGATTTTGAGCACTCTTTTAATGATTGGAATTTAGAAGGAGATGACTATGCCTAAACtagttgtaaactatgcatagtaggttgtatgcacaccaagtgttcgatgaaatgcttaaCTAGTAGTAATAGATGATATTGTGTCCGTGAAGAGCGTAAATTCCTAGCATAATAAGTTGGTTGTGTTAATGTTAGTAAATATGCAAAAAGGAAGGTGTCTTGAGTGAATTTCATGTTTCAATTATAGTAGTCATGTAATCGGTAAAAGATGGCGTTTTAGAGGTCCATGAACCTTGTTGTTATAAATGATACATATTATGTGATTCATTAGTTGGTAAACATGAAAGGAatgtgttgtgagtgatgacatGTAGAATTTTAATCGAAAGCATTAATGCTAGGACCATGTTGTAACGATTAGTCTAAATGTGAAGAGGTTAGGTGGATAGGATCACAAGTACGTGTGTTGGTATTGAATGCTCGGAAGTCAACATGACATGAAAGCCGATTGTTGATGTGATTAAttaccattggcttgtggattaACATTCATGTGTATGTAAATGTTAATGAAGGATAGGCCCTCGGAAGTGTGGACTTATACCTTCGGAGTTAGCAAGACTAGGGAAGCGGTATATCAAGCAAGAAGCATGGAGTCTATGAGGTAAGCGACCTTCAACTCGCTTCTTAGTATACATAAGGATTTCTTGTTTGTAATTGAAGGGAAGCTATGTACGATATGAAATAATTGAAAGCATTAAGATAAGTATTGATATAAATAATTGAAGGTAGCTTgtgggaccaaacgggtcgaataaataaagATAAGTAAGCTAACGGTAATAATACGGGTAATGAACAGGGTCCCGGGAAAGGAACTTTAGTCTAACACATAAGGAATCGTTTTACGGATGTTTAGGAACAGGTTTCGTgtgaaacggatgcaaaacgaaTAAGTTATGCGAGTTCTAGCATCAATTTGGGGAGCCAAACTGggcaccaccgtagcttacggtgcccaccgtaagttacggtgggtgCTGAACCTgttttctgccgtaaggcagtacaTGACTGCCGTAAGCCATTTAAtgaccaccgtaagctacggtgaccaccgtagcttacggtggaggtcagatgCAAATATTAAGTTTGTGGATTTCCTTGTTTTTCCTTCGAATTCGGACCCCGTGGAATCATTCCAAGCCTTGTTAAGTTTTTATAATGTCCTTTaaccctaccaaatggcttggtaagttacggATGAGTATGAAATTCATTTTTTAAGAATCGAAACATATCCGATAGATATTATAAAGTGATTGTGATGTGCAAATGAGATCGGGGTACGTAAGCGAGTTGGCGGGATAATGAATTAAGTACGTGGGCATGTAGGTATGCATGTATTAAGTAGGATTTTTTATCTTTTAAGGATTTGTGTTAGATAAGACGTATGCGTGTTAAATTAACCGAAGGTTTTCCGAAAGAGTGAGACTTGGATAAAGGTATGTATGTTCTAATATATATACGAGTATTGATGATATTAACTGAGTTATCTATGAGACTGAAATGAAAGTGCAGGAAGGTAAGCGTGGGGCTCTCAGCGATTGGAGGTCCGGTGTAAAGAACGAATTTGGAAGAACATCTTGATGGAGTAGAACTCACAGATAGAATGCTACGATTGTTATTATATTTTCATTAATTTTGTATGATGTCATCATTTACTAATGTGTTAGTGATGTATGGTGATCGCAGGCTATTCGGATCATTATATTCTTCATGAGGAACAAGAGCATGAGGATCGAGTTGAAGATCATGGATTGTACGGAAAAGTTGTCACGTGGGTTGTATTCATATGTTATAAATGTTATTTTAATTAAGGATGAACGATGCACATAGTATAGAAGTCGTATAAATCGGTTTTCAAGTATGTTAGATcagttataaaataaaaaaattttatGACTcgttttccgctgcgtcattttaaGGTTAAACGtttttagggtgttacaagttacctatatatatatatatatatatatatatatatatatatatatagggtaatgctagacagaaaaccctcaaattcttagaaaactctggaaacccaaatctccccccaattttacccaacctcccgacatttttttttttgaaaaaaattacacatgtaatatacatgttttagagtgttttgggccaaaaaaaacaaaaaagcgccgaagggattttttttaaaaaaaataaacaaaattctgtgcctaacatgtgttagacaaaaatgctgaaagttgctgaattttttttttttttttttttaaattatcccttcggcgcttttttgatttttttggcccaaaactcttaaaaaacatgtatattacatgtgttatttttttcaaaaaaaaatgtcaggaggttgggttttctagggttttttatatagatagggttttctatctagccctaccctatatatatctatctactataataaaataaaccaagttttggacacttgtcatttattgaagccatctatttttatagataattaatatcaatgaaaagataattatacaattaaatttaatataaatttaaacaattcatatagaagataatatatatatataatattttaaaatagagtaaattacaaaactcaacctttatgtatgtcacttattgcaaactgtgtcctttgtcttcaataattacagaaaacatactcgatgtttgcaaacccttgcaagttatgtcctttagtactaactcagttaatttaaatgatttatttattttattaaactaaaataattaaactcatccatcgtatatcgagtatatccgttaattacagaaaacgtactcgatgtttgcaaacccttgcaagttatgtcttttagcactaactcagttaatttaaatgatttatttattttattaaactaaaataattaaacccatccatcgtatatcgagtatatccgttagtttttttaagatataattttttattatattcattcaacccgtgtaataaacgatgttttttaaagatataacatttttattttttactatacaaattacatttatgcaactcgtgtaatactcggagttttaaaaatataacttttttattatgtagtatataaaattagatttattcaatacatataatacataggatttataaagatataactttttattgtttggtatataaaattacatgtgttcaACCCATATAACACAACCTCCCGCTTTAGTCTCCATAACGGTCGAACTTAGTCTCGCTCCTCAGCTCGACGAGGTtattaaaaatgtaactttttttattatttaacatataaaattaaatttactcaacccgtacaatacacggggttcttaaagatataactttttttattatttaatatataaaattacatttattcaaccaatgtaataaatgagatttttaaatatatattgttttattatttggtatataaaattgcatttattcaacacgtgtaataaacgagatttttaaagatattttttattatttagtatataaaattgtatttattcaacccgtgtaatacacggggttctaacctagtatatatataaaggggttcatcccccaccccctaggtccatcctctTCAAGCCCCTcctacgtggcggcccatcccttagggatgaggctctccataccctccAGTCTTAATAATACAAATTTGAAAGTAAAATCCTTCATTGATGGGGATTCAAGGATTCTAAAAAGTTTCATGCCTTTAATTTACGCCTAGGAATTGGAAATCTTCATGGGCCTTTACTTTCTATAAATTAAGAATTTTAAATCTTCATGGCCTTTACTTTCTATAAATTTCAAAAAAGGATCGTCATTGGATTTCACTTTCATCAAAAAGGACTCAACTGGTTATCCTGAAAATGcaaatataaaaaaacaatagGGGAGTCTCGAGTAGGAGACCTCCGCATTTTGATGGACGCAGAGTTGAATTGATAAAACCATTGGGACATTGTGTATATTCTCAACTCTTTTGTGTAGGCTATCTTTATAGGTCAGTCTTAGAAAAGACTAGTGTCACCCATATTCATACTATAAGTTGTATATAGAATGCAAAAATCAATGCTGTCATGTGACATCTTTCTTCAATACGTAGCTCCGTCCTTGCCCATGAACTAGTGGTATTGTGTTTTGTCTCTCATCAGAGTGATGTGGTTCCTTTCAAATGTTAGATTGTGTGGTATTTATGTGTAAAAAATGACGTATGAAAATTTAAAGTTGTACATAAAGGCACGTCTAGTACATAACACTTTCAAGTATTAGTATTATGAATACAATGTAcaatgataaggattaaggaagTTAAATAATAGTTTTATCTTTTTAGAACGGCGACTTTCAATTTATGCAACCAAGGTCGCACCTTCCGCAATGGGAGACCCACCACCCTACTCTGGCCAgttatgttgtcttaaccgggtccacACTGGCATCAAAGTTTAGCTAGGCGTTCAAGAAAAAACCACATAGGTACTCGCGTGAGTGATTAATAGGGGGTGACCCCCACCTATGTGTAAAACCTTGATGACTCCAAGACTTGAACCCCAGACCAAAGCCGATTCCCAAGCCTTATCATTGCCTTTGGTGTCCACTGGGCCAAGGGCCAGGGACAATAATAATAGTTTTATCTATTATATCTAAATTTGGATGTCACCATTTGTTTAAAACCAGTTTCATATCCAACCATGTAAGTTGCAACTATAAGGTAGCATTTGGTATGCaagaatgagaggtggaatggaatggactaTTGTAAGGGAATGAAAAAATGAGTGTTTGGTTGGTAGATGGAATGGAATCgtccattccaaaatgcatttcattcccttaaaatcattccatccGTCTCCCctattttttttccattccattccctcttcacccttcattaacaacaccacaacccaccaccgttgctaccaccgcccaccaccaccaccaccaccatccttaTCCGCCGccgtcacccaccacccaccaccgccgccgcccccacctaccgccaccacccacctccgTCCCCGCTACCCACCGTCGCCACTGCCACCTCCGATCATCACCACCACCCACATTCGATCATCGCCGCCACCATTGCCACTGCAACCTCCGATCACCACCGCCACTCACCGCCGCCATCGCTATCAACCGCCaccagccaccgccaccacctCTACTAtcacacctcaaccgatggcggaaacatcggggcgcgacactgagcgaaacagattgtccaggagaatccataacaactattaaattACCATATATTTAGCattcacgtcccataccatgaacATATAAagtaaaacagttattacagcATAGTCTCAAAGACAAAACATTCttccgacaactcataaattatttagtttgtttctagactctcctagcttgattccacAAGAGCAAGGCATAgcatagcatcctaaacacctgtcacatacgttaaaataagtcaatacacatagtgtaaaggtgagcatacaagtttaatagcatatagtagcgaaagcgatttacgcataaccagcatgtagcACGTAGTAGTGTGAAGCGAGTaagttatcgacaatgaaatatgcacagacgtgacacGTGAAgaaaagcccttaacaaccctgtccacgacaggtgctgagtctaaactatagtactatcgttgctaaggtgtcaggcaacaatcactgtgtaaacataacatacaagcattcatcgaataacacgtataacatgcgagagcggttagcgtataaaaagtGTCTGCAttgtgtgattgatgtgatttgatataggtaacgtacgtaacacctaaaagtgcgttaagcaaaaagggatcgagtatactcacagatcgtgtttaATAATTAAACAcaatcttggattgaagggagctgatgaaacaatggttaaccgggcagggttaactcactggtctcgtcaagaagggttaatcccttcctctcgaggatcgctggctggatcaccggtgggttgatctcctgcacaaggaaacaaaccgtgactcgtaacaaggaggatgggggtggggggtgctccttgttaccactctccggcgtgagaatcagtagtctgcttgggaagcaaagtatgatagtagtagtagtgagtgAGTTGtaaagagatacctcaaacctggtttggggttggtatttatagccgaggagtgaaggaggaggtggatggatagactgacggcatgctgcacctttgcaggtgtgtcagacatgtcggccggggaggcgacgccacgtcagtctgctgcttacgtagtcctgacaggcggctgccattggtgctacttgctctgtggtgtcagtcccacttgatgagtagacagggtacggtgcaagccgcatcgctgtctgcggtaactgtagatgttcccgcgtcttactcttttgatcaagaaataggcgagatgcggtgccaggccgcatcgtcggctgtggtgactgttgctgttatccagcttctctgtattgatagaagtgttcactggatgtggtgccaggccgcatcgctgtgaatacttccgttttcatacaccagatgcggtgccagccgcatcgctataccgttctcatattccaggtaagtcctcctccatcactggacagattggattcaaccactgtgtcgacgcgttcccgcacggacataagtaggttgttagaGTGGGGGTTTtaataagggtaatggtcactcgcggtcgatgctgacg
The Helianthus annuus cultivar XRQ/B chromosome 6, HanXRQr2.0-SUNRISE, whole genome shotgun sequence genome window above contains:
- the LOC110864608 gene encoding uncharacterized protein LOC110864608 yields the protein MDEFGGPRLEGTGNTFKRKRTQTSRRPKPEVPALPENHDQSSLSSTPPSDEAGKISSDENAVDANPKRKVYNLNQCVTRSESDYSSKRYNNESHSNGGSIDANENKLKKVKLKLGGVTRTIQPKFNSATSKNSGSLDVTRARPKLILQDNSDEDDSPSLDKKIGLQGIPWKDFSRVGFTLGRENASTGTEKTDSTRKSKRVPKKRVLDGDFVDEDDDEIRYLEKLRSVRSRDYDDDSSKKHRSLSRVIKDDPSPLTSGRDSGSVDTDYEEEDLVSDNENEGNKGKKPRSDSPDSQNVAKRETTLTSRQRAIRSGRDSASAATQIEFPNGLPPAAPRKQKEKLTDVEQQLKKAEAAERRRIQNEKAARESEAEAIRKILGQDSSRKKREDKLKKRQEELAQEKAANAKILAPNTIRTVIGPTGTTVAFAEDIGLPHIFNPKSSCYPPRRERCVGPSCTNAYKYRDSKLKLPLCSLQCYKAVHEKMQAETIC